Part of the Maridesulfovibrio sp. genome, TTCGGGTCTAAACTGCATGAGCAGAATCAGGGTCAACGGGATAAGTACCCATTTCCAGACCTGACTGAGATGGTAAGTGTCCGGAAGCAGGTTCAGGAAATGCATTCCGGTATCGAGGGCCGGGATGATGAAACGCAGCAACTCGAGCATTACCGTGAAGAATATGGCCGAAAGTATTGATCCTCCAAGTGATCCCATGCCGCCGAGATAAACCATTACAAGGCATTCGGTGGATTTCATGATGTTGAAGGATTGCGGGTTTACATAACCGAGTACATGGGCAAAGAGTGCGCCTGCTACCCCGGCAAGGCCGGAGGAAAGCATGAAGGCAGCCATTTTCATTTTGTTGGTATCAACACTCATGATCTCGGCGGCAACTTCATCCTGACAAATGGACATGATACCTTTGCCGTAGGTGGATGACACAAAGCGACGGATCATCCAGATGCTCATGAAAGTGCCGAGGATTACCCAGATCATCATCCACGGTATGTCGATCACATCTTCCATGGCGTTGACTACCCGTTTCATGCCCATGAAACCGCGAGGTCCTCCAATGATGTCCATGTTTTCAATGGCGGATATGACCATGTAGTTAGCGGCAATGGTGATGATGGCCAGATAGTCACCCCTTGTCTTGAAGGAAGGGACAGCCACGATCAGTCCGGCCACTGCGGAAACAAGTCCTGAGATAATTACCACAATTGGAAATCCCAGCGGAGCAAGTTCCGGGGGCAGGATTGGAGTGCCGAAAATCTTGTCCTGAGTGAATAACATTACGCTCAAGACAGAGGATACGTAGGCTCCGATACACATGAAACCTGCATGACCGCATGAGAATTCACCCATGTATCCATTCACAACATTCAAGCTTGAGGAAAGGATGATGTTGATGCCGATGAACATGATTACCGACTGGATATAGAGGTCGAGCGCGCCGAACTGGGAGAGGGCAACAACAATGGCGGCCATGGCCCAGAGTCCGATATTAAAACTGTACTTCTGCATTCTGTGTCCGCCTTAAATCTTGGTTGTCTTGGCAACGCCGAATATTCCGGTGGGCTTCATCCAGAGGATGATAAGCAGGATGGAAAAGGCGAACAGGTCCCGGAAAGTTGAGGGGAATACAGCGACAACTCCGACTTCGATGAAGCCGAGCAGAAATCCGCCGATAAAAGCCCCGCGAATATCTCCGATACCGCCTACAACCGCAGCGATAAAGGCTTTCCAGCCGATGAGGGCACCCATGTACGGTTCAAGGATAGGGTAGGACATTGCAAAGAGCAGCCCTGCAAGACCGGCCATGCCGGAACCGAGCACAAAGGTGAATACGATTACATTATCGATGGGGATACCCATGAGCGGAATGGCAAATTTATCGTAGGAAATGCCGCGCATGGCCATGCCGATTTTTGTCTTGGTGACAATAAACTGCAGGAGCAGGAAGACGGCAATAGCTGCGAAGATAACAATTATCTTCAGGTTGGTCACCGAGACATTGCCGAAGGTGTAGACCACCTTGTCGAGCAGTTCCGGAAATTTTTTACGGCTGGCGCCAAGCAGGGCGAGGTTGCCGTTTTCAAGGATCAAGCCGCACATAAGGGCAGTAATAACCACGTAAAGCCGATGCGCACCTTTTCGTCTCAGGGGGCGGTAGGCGATGCGTTCGATGGTTACCCCTACTCCGGCGGTGAGGATCATGGTCAGTGGAACGGTTAAAGCCAGCACCATCCACGGGGCAAAGTCCAGAAAGCCGAGCAGGGCGGTGGCAACGAAAAAAGCGATGTAGGCTCCGACCATGAAAATATCGCCGTGGGCAAAGTTGATCAGGAGCAGAACACCGTAAACAAGGGTGTAGCCCAGCGCAATGAGAGCATAAAAGCTGCCCCACTGCAGGGCATTGAGCAGGTTCTGGATGAGGATATCCACTTTCCGTCTTTCCTCTTTTCTGTTTTGGGCTGTTGTGGGGGATTATCAGGCGGCGGATTAGGTCCGCCGCCTGAGATTATTTCAATGAACTAGGGGCAGACGGATTCGGCGAATACAAAATTACCGTTTTCGTCAATGCGTACAACAACGGCGCATTTGATGGGGTCTCCCTGGCTGTCGAATTTCATGGAACCGGTGATACCTGCGAATTCCTTGATGGAGCTCAGGGCATCACGGATAGCTTTACGTTCGGTTTTCAGGTCGGAACTATAAGAACCGGCGTCCTGAATAGCCTGAAGCACGAGGCGGGCGGCATCCCAAGTGAGGGCGGCTACATCGTCAGGGGTTTCGCCGAATTTTGCTTCGTAGCGGTCAATGAATTCCTTGGTTGCACCTTTAGCACCGGCTGCAGCGTAGTGGGTTGAGAAGAACTGGCCTTTGCAGTCGTCACCGCAAAGCTTCATCAGCTCAGCGGAACCCCATGCATCAGAACCCATGAAGGGGCCTTTGTAGCCGAGGTCGCGGGCCTGTTTAACAATAAGTGCAACCTGGTTGTAGTTATCGGGAACAAAGATGAAATCAGGATTGGAGTTGATGATTTTGGTCAGCTGGGCTGAGAAATCCTGATCTTTGGTTCCGTGTGATTCAAAAGCTACAATGCCATTAGTTCCGTTTTTCTTTTCAAATACTTCCTTGAAAATTTCAGCGAGTCCCTTGGAGTAGTCGTTTGAAATGTCAAAGAGTACAGCAGCTGTTTTTGCTTTAAACTGTTTGGTGGCGAAGTTTACTGCAACAGGACCCTGGAAAGGATCGAGGAATGCTGCACGGAAAACCCAGGGGCGGTTTTTAGTGGTGTCCGGGTTGGTGGACCACGGAGATACCATGGGGGTGCGGTTGTCGTTACAGGTTCCACCTGCGGGGACAGCCTGTTTGGAGGAGTTGGGGCCGATGATTGCAACTACGCCATCCTGTTCGATAAGTTTCAGGGCAACGTTTACTGCTGATTCTGCTTTGGATTCGTTGTCTTCATAAAAGAATTCGAGAGGGATTCTTTTGCCGCCGACTTCAAGGCCGCCTTGTCCGTTTATGTCAGCAAGAAGCATTTCTGCTGCGTTCTTGGAAGCCTCGCCAACTTTGGGGATATCCCCGGTGAGCGGAATGTTGAAGCCGATCTTGATTTTTTCGTCCTTTTTTGAACAGCCGCTGACAACAATCATAGCCAGTCCGAGTACCATGAAAGCCAGAAGCGACCTGATAATCAATTTTTTCATTCTTTACCTCCTGAAGTGTTCATTGAGAATTCTGAATTTGTCGTTAAGTGAAAAAAAAATATCGCAAATGGAAGATTTTAAAAAGACATTTTTGCAAAAAAGCATGTGTTTCGACTAATATTCTTTTATTTCAGTGTATTGTACAATGGTCTTTCTTTGTGATATTCTATACGATTTAGATATTAAATAATACGAAATGCGTGTTGAATTAAAATAAATACATATAAATCAGTAAATTAAGTGTAAAGTATTGAAGAGTGAGTGTTTGAAGAAATGTCCTTGTTGTCTCGGTTGTATCATTGTTCGGTATAAAATTGTAAAAAATAGAAATTTTAGAATTCATTTTGTTATTTCAAAAAAAATATAGGGATAAATTTTGGAAAAATGAAAATTAGTATTTGGAGAGAAGTTCAGTTGAAAGATTTGTTATGAAGGAAGGTCTTTTTTAAAACATAATAAAAATGTTTTTGTTGTTTTAGTTGTTTTAATATAGGTAGTTATGGTTCCTTGACTGTTTGACAGTTTTTGAATGATTACGCAGTCAATGCTCTTCGAAAAAAGTAAGGCCCCTTAATGCTAAGCATTAAGGGGCCTTACGGTTGTATGTAGTTGAAGTTTTAAAGCTTAAATCTGTCCATCATATCTTTGAGAGAACGAGCCTGCTGGTCGAGATCTTTGACTGCTTCTTCAAGTTGGCGTGAACTGTCAAGGTTCTGCTCTCCTGCCTGTTTTATAGAGCCTAGGGCCACTGCCACCTGATCCAGTCCGGCCAATTGTTCCTGACTGGAGGCTGCGATCTGGGCAGAGGACTGGGCTGACTGGTTGATTACGGTGCTCAGGTTAAGGATTGCCTCTCCGGTCTGAGAAGAAAGAGCTGCACCTGTTTCAACCGCCTTTCCGCCTTGCTCGGTGATCATTACCGCAGAGCTTGTGGCTTTCTGGATGTCGGCAAGGATTGATTGGATCTGAGCCACGGATTGTTTGGACTGATCAGAAAGGTTCCTGATTTCCCGGGCTACCACAGTGAATCCACGTCCTTCTTCCCCGGCCTTGGATGCTTCAATCGAAGCGTTTACCGCCAGAATATTGGACTGATCCGCAAGATCGTTCACTACATAAATAATGTCGCCGATATGCTGGGACTGCTCGGAAAGTTTTACGATAGACTGAGCAATGGTATCCATCTGGGTGCGGATATCTTTCATGCCAGAGGATGCTTCTTCCGCTGCCTTCTTGCCTTGCTGTGAAGTGAGAACTGCTTTACGGGCTACATCGGCCACCTGTCTTGATTTTTCGTTGGAGAGATGGGCGGTCTGTTTTACTTCTTCAACTGTGGCATTGGTTTCAGCTACAGCACTTGCTGTTTCCGCTGCACTAGCTGTTAATTCTGCTGAAGCAGCTGAAATCTGGCTCAACGATGAAGAAAGGGTGCGCACGGTTTCATGAATACGTTGGTTATCGTCTTTGAGGGTTTCAACCATGGTCGCAAGGGCTTTTCCGATGGTGTCATTTTCGGAACGGGGTTTTGCATCCACGGTTAGATCGGAGTTGGCGACTCTTTCCATGGCTTCAGCCATATTATTGAGCGATTCAGTCATTTTGTTGAAAGCGCGAGCCAGTGAACCGAGTTCGTCATGACGGTCAGTTCCTTTAATCCCTATGCTCATATCGCCTTCGGCAATGCGGTAGGCTGCTTCAACAACTTTGCGTAAGGGAAGGGTGATATTACGTCCTACAATTACAACAGCAGTAACGCCAAGGACAAAGGCAATAATTCCGAATATCCAAGTGTTCATTATGGCCCTGTTGTTGCGTGCCTGCAAGGAAGGACCTAGTTTTTCCTGATCCGAAATGACAGAAGATTTAGCCTGTTCGATCAGGGTGGTCATCTTGGGACCGATGACATCCAGTTCGGTGTTAAGCAGCTTGTCACGGGTGGCAGTCTGAGAAAAAAGTTCGTTGAGACTTTTGGCATAAGCGTCTTTTGCTTCTTCTATTTCATTAAGCAGCAGTTGGTTCTGTCCTTTTAAAATAGATTTGAGCTGGATCAGTTCTTCATTGACCGAGTTCATTTCAGCTAAGGCTCTTTTTTGATGAGAATCAGAACTTTTTTCAATGAATTTAGTAGTATATAGTCGTACAAGAACTAAGTGGCGAACGCCCTTGGCGCAGTGGTAAAGGGCAGCGGAACTACTTTGGGATTTCCCTAGATTGTTGATTATGCGAGCAAAATTCTGCTCCATGATGTCTCCTGCCGGAACCAGTATGGAGTATGCCTGATTGTCTCTTTCTATCTGGGCTTTTGCCACTTCAGCAAAGCTTGCGTCATAATCTGCCAGAAGTGTTTTAATCTCTTTTATGATTCTTACCCTGCTGTCTGAGGCGAGCTCATTTTCAGCCTGCTCAAGCAGGGGGAAGATTGTTTTTGCATTTTCAAAATATTTGCGACTGTATTTCTTGTCGCCGGTAATGATGTAATCCTTAACCTGAGTTTGACCTTGCAGTATGTTGGCCTGAATCTTGCCGATCAGGTTGGAATCCTTGGCAAAGAATCGGTAGTCAGTAAAACCGGAAGAGGATTTTTGCAGTGCCAGCATAGATTCCATGCTCACAATTCCAAAAAGGACGAAAACAACAATAAAGCTACAGAATATTTTTTGTCCGACAGTAAACCTTTTCAGCATGACGCAAAAAATCCTTTTGTTTGTTTAGCAATTAATCATAGGCAGTGCTTCTTTTATAGAAGCACTGCCTGTATATTTGCCTAGTCATTACGCCAGAGAGTTCTGACTTGCAAGGTGCGCTGGAATTGAAACGATATTATTCGTAGTTTGAGTCGCAGAACTCGGTACATTTACCTTCCACACTTTGAATCAGCTGCAGGCATTCCTGCCGGTCGGGACTGGAATTTATTTTCATACGTACACTTTCACAGCTCATGCGGCATTCTTTGGCGGATTTGTATGGGGCAAGTGTGAT contains:
- a CDS encoding branched-chain amino acid ABC transporter permease, producing the protein MQKYSFNIGLWAMAAIVVALSQFGALDLYIQSVIMFIGINIILSSSLNVVNGYMGEFSCGHAGFMCIGAYVSSVLSVMLFTQDKIFGTPILPPELAPLGFPIVVIISGLVSAVAGLIVAVPSFKTRGDYLAIITIAANYMVISAIENMDIIGGPRGFMGMKRVVNAMEDVIDIPWMMIWVILGTFMSIWMIRRFVSSTYGKGIMSICQDEVAAEIMSVDTNKMKMAAFMLSSGLAGVAGALFAHVLGYVNPQSFNIMKSTECLVMVYLGGMGSLGGSILSAIFFTVMLELLRFIIPALDTGMHFLNLLPDTYHLSQVWKWVLIPLTLILLMQFRPEGIMGNKELPGLFPRLKKFYKFK
- a CDS encoding branched-chain amino acid ABC transporter permease, whose protein sequence is MDILIQNLLNALQWGSFYALIALGYTLVYGVLLLINFAHGDIFMVGAYIAFFVATALLGFLDFAPWMVLALTVPLTMILTAGVGVTIERIAYRPLRRKGAHRLYVVITALMCGLILENGNLALLGASRKKFPELLDKVVYTFGNVSVTNLKIIVIFAAIAVFLLLQFIVTKTKIGMAMRGISYDKFAIPLMGIPIDNVIVFTFVLGSGMAGLAGLLFAMSYPILEPYMGALIGWKAFIAAVVGGIGDIRGAFIGGFLLGFIEVGVVAVFPSTFRDLFAFSILLIILWMKPTGIFGVAKTTKI
- a CDS encoding ABC transporter substrate-binding protein — translated: MKKLIIRSLLAFMVLGLAMIVVSGCSKKDEKIKIGFNIPLTGDIPKVGEASKNAAEMLLADINGQGGLEVGGKRIPLEFFYEDNESKAESAVNVALKLIEQDGVVAIIGPNSSKQAVPAGGTCNDNRTPMVSPWSTNPDTTKNRPWVFRAAFLDPFQGPVAVNFATKQFKAKTAAVLFDISNDYSKGLAEIFKEVFEKKNGTNGIVAFESHGTKDQDFSAQLTKIINSNPDFIFVPDNYNQVALIVKQARDLGYKGPFMGSDAWGSAELMKLCGDDCKGQFFSTHYAAAGAKGATKEFIDRYEAKFGETPDDVAALTWDAARLVLQAIQDAGSYSSDLKTERKAIRDALSSIKEFAGITGSMKFDSQGDPIKCAVVVRIDENGNFVFAESVCP
- a CDS encoding methyl-accepting chemotaxis protein, which translates into the protein MESMLALQKSSSGFTDYRFFAKDSNLIGKIQANILQGQTQVKDYIITGDKKYSRKYFENAKTIFPLLEQAENELASDSRVRIIKEIKTLLADYDASFAEVAKAQIERDNQAYSILVPAGDIMEQNFARIINNLGKSQSSSAALYHCAKGVRHLVLVRLYTTKFIEKSSDSHQKRALAEMNSVNEELIQLKSILKGQNQLLLNEIEEAKDAYAKSLNELFSQTATRDKLLNTELDVIGPKMTTLIEQAKSSVISDQEKLGPSLQARNNRAIMNTWIFGIIAFVLGVTAVVIVGRNITLPLRKVVEAAYRIAEGDMSIGIKGTDRHDELGSLARAFNKMTESLNNMAEAMERVANSDLTVDAKPRSENDTIGKALATMVETLKDDNQRIHETVRTLSSSLSQISAASAELTASAAETASAVAETNATVEEVKQTAHLSNEKSRQVADVARKAVLTSQQGKKAAEEASSGMKDIRTQMDTIAQSIVKLSEQSQHIGDIIYVVNDLADQSNILAVNASIEASKAGEEGRGFTVVAREIRNLSDQSKQSVAQIQSILADIQKATSSAVMITEQGGKAVETGAALSSQTGEAILNLSTVINQSAQSSAQIAASSQEQLAGLDQVAVALGSIKQAGEQNLDSSRQLEEAVKDLDQQARSLKDMMDRFKL